The DNA window TCCGGACCAGTGCGAGTTCCCGCCCAAAGAGCGCAATTTCGACTGCGAGGCGGTCTTCTTCGCCCGGGGCGCGCTGCACGTGCTGACCAAACACCGCAGCGACACCCACACGCGGCTCTACCGGCTGGACGCCCCCGCCGGCCAGCCGCCGCGGACGGACCGGCCCTGGCACGAGGCCTTCCGCCCGGATCGTGTCCACGCGCTGACCTTCCTGGGCGAGGCGGACGTGGCGGGGCTCTCGAGCGAGGTGGCGGGTCTGGTGACCGCGGCGGACGCCGACCTGGACGGCAGGCGGCTGGTCATCCTCAGCTACACGGGGCTGTTTCTGGTGGAAAACGATCCGGGCGGCCCCGCGCTGCGCACGGGCAACCTGCTGGCGGGCCGCTGGCGCTGGCTGCCCATCGCAGCCGAGCAGTGCGAGGCCGTGGCCCTGGACGGCGGGCGGGTCTGGATCACGAACGAGCAGCGCGGGCTGTTTCGCGTGGAGCTGGATCAGTTGCAGGCGCGCTGAGCGCTCTCCAGCCGCAGGGCCAGCAGGGTGAGGTCGTCGGTCTGGGGCTCCGTCCCGGAGAAGGCGTCCACGGCGCCGAACACGCGCTCCAGCAGCCGGTCCAGTTCCGGCGCGTGCTCCAGCAGCAGGTCGTGGAAGCGCTGGTCGCCGAACTCCTCCTCGGCGGCGTTGCGGGCTTCGGTGACGCCGTCGGAGAAGACCACCAGCACCTGGCCGGGCTCAAGACGGATCCGGCCCACCTGGAAATCCAGCTCGGCGAAGGCTCCCAGCAGCGCCCCGCCGATGGCCAGTTCGCGGATCTCGCGTTGCCCGGGGTCGACGACTAGGGGCGGGTTGTGCCCCGCATTGACGAAGGCCAGTTCCCCGCTGGCGGGGTCCAGGATGGCGCAGAACAGCGTGGTGAAGCGCCCCGTCGGTGTGTCACGGACCAGGGAGCGGTTGACCCGGGCGATGATCTCGTCCAGGTCCAGGTCGTACTCCAGGTGCGTGCGCAGCGCCGCGCGCAGCGTGCACATGAGCAGGGCGGCCGCCGGACCCTTGCCGCAGACGTCCCCCAACGCCACCACCACGCGGCCGTCCGCCAGCCGGAAGTGGTCGTAGTAGTCGCCGCCCACGGAACCCGCGGGCCGGCTTCCCCCGATGATCGTCAGCCCGTCCCCGCGCCAGGGCGGTGGCCAGAGTCCGGACTGGATCTCCTGCGCCAGCCGCAGCTGCTCCTCCAGGCGCGTGCGCTCCAGCGTGTCGCGGTGCAGGCGTTCGCGCTCCAGGGCCAGGGCGGCCTGGTCGGACAGGCAGGCGAGCAGCTCGAGATCCTCCTCGTTGTAGGGCCGGGCCCGTCGGTTGAGCGCCTGGAGGACGCCGATGACCAGACCGTCGGGGCGGCGGATGGGAACGCAGACCAGGTTGCGGGTGACGAAATCGCCGGCCAGGTCGCCGAAGAAGCGCGGGTCGCGGGCGGGATCGTTGATCAACAGGGCGCGGCCCTCCCGGGCCACCCAGCCGCAGATTCCCTGGCCCGCCGGGATGCGCACGCCCTCGAGCTGGCCGCGGGCCGGACCCGTGGGGAGCTGCAGCAGCAGGTCGCCGATGGCGGCCTCCACCAGAAAGAGCGAGCTGGCCTCGCTCTCCAGGATGCGGGCGGTGGCGCTGAGGATGGATTCCAGCAGGGGCCGGCTCTCCAGCCGGGAGTTGATCAACCCGAGCTGGCCGATCAGTTGGGCCAGTCGCGCCGGGTGGCAGTCCTCCAGTCGGGTGGAGGGAGGGGACGGGTGGAGCGCGCCCGCTGACGGGCCGGTGTAGGGGGACGCGAATTCCCGGGCGGATTCGGCGGACATGGCTGCTCCTGGTGACCGTTACCGAGAGTTTGAAACAACGAACTGTGTTTGATGAATAGAATTCGGGAAAACCTAGTTCGCGTTGCTGGCAGAATCAAGTGCTATGACCGGAATCGTGAATTGGATGGACGAACGAGGCGGAGTCGGGCCGGGGGCGCGCGGGCGGCGTGACGGCAAAAACGCACGACGCCCCGCAGGACGGGGCGTCGTGGTGGCGGACGGTGGAGGACTCAGCGCGGCTGGAGCAGCGCGGCCGGGGCCTGGCCCACGCGGGCCGGATCCGGCGGCGGCAGGTCGGGCCGGCTGTCGCCGAGCAGCAGGCCGTTGCTGTCCGTGGCGGTCACCCGCAGGAAGGCCCGCTCGTACATGCCCACGTTGCCGAAGTAGAGGTTCATGCTGGTCAGGGTCGTGGAGAAGACCAGGGGCGAGCCCAGCCAAGGGTCTTCGTCGTAGTAGATGTTGTAGGCCTCCACTGTGATGGGCTGGCCGTCCGTGCCCGTGGTGACCGGCGTAATGGTCAGGTGCACGGTGGCGTTCCGCGGCGGTCCCAGGCTGAAGTCCACTGGGTAGAATTCGGCGATCAGCGGGATCAGCGGCTGGCGCGTGGCCAGGGTCAGCACGGCGTAGACCGTTTCCGGCGAATTGTACATGGAGTTCGTCACGCTGACCGTGCCGCGCTGGGTGCCGACAGGCTGGCCCGCCGGCAGGAAGCTGAAGCTCACCGGCACGCTGGTGACGATGGGAATGGTCCCGCTGGTGGGTGCGCTGCCCAACCAGCCCAGGCCCTCCGTGTTGGCCCAGGTGACGGAGCCGGCCATCCCGGGATTGCGGTAATAGAGGCTGCGGTTCGTGCTCGGACTGATGGGCGTGCCGCTGAAGCGCACCGTCTGGCGTGCCCGCTTCCAGCCCCAGGCCACCAGATTCTCG is part of the Candidatus Delongbacteria bacterium genome and encodes:
- a CDS encoding GAF domain-containing SpoIIE family protein phosphatase — its product is MSAESAREFASPYTGPSAGALHPSPPSTRLEDCHPARLAQLIGQLGLINSRLESRPLLESILSATARILESEASSLFLVEAAIGDLLLQLPTGPARGQLEGVRIPAGQGICGWVAREGRALLINDPARDPRFFGDLAGDFVTRNLVCVPIRRPDGLVIGVLQALNRRARPYNEEDLELLACLSDQAALALERERLHRDTLERTRLEEQLRLAQEIQSGLWPPPWRGDGLTIIGGSRPAGSVGGDYYDHFRLADGRVVVALGDVCGKGPAAALLMCTLRAALRTHLEYDLDLDEIIARVNRSLVRDTPTGRFTTLFCAILDPASGELAFVNAGHNPPLVVDPGQREIRELAIGGALLGAFAELDFQVGRIRLEPGQVLVVFSDGVTEARNAAEEEFGDQRFHDLLLEHAPELDRLLERVFGAVDAFSGTEPQTDDLTLLALRLESAQRACN